The proteins below come from a single Maledivibacter sp. genomic window:
- a CDS encoding transposase, protein MPRKKREKSSTGIYHIMIRGIDKRDIFIDDEDRERFVSYLVKAKEKGKYEIYGYCLMDNHVHILIKEGIEEIGKSIKRITVGYVQFHNMKYQRTGHLFQNRYKSEKVEDDSYFLTVLRYIHQNPLKAGVTSDLDGYKWSSYRYYIQQSKEKLVDIDKAKEYFEDQSRLIEFMNTSNKDKCLEYEVRAKYADEELRQKILEIYDPILIKELSKQERDNLIKKIKEVTGVSNRQLSRVLGIGRGIVERATLKGK, encoded by the coding sequence TGATTAGGGGAATAGACAAGAGAGATATATTTATTGACGATGAAGATAGAGAGAGGTTTGTGTCATATTTAGTTAAGGCAAAAGAAAAAGGCAAGTATGAAATCTATGGTTATTGTCTAATGGATAATCATGTACATATCCTAATTAAAGAGGGAATTGAAGAAATAGGCAAATCAATTAAAAGAATAACTGTAGGCTATGTACAGTTTCACAATATGAAATATCAGCGTACAGGACATTTATTTCAGAATAGGTATAAGAGTGAGAAAGTAGAAGACGATTCATATTTCTTAACTGTACTACGATATATCCATCAAAATCCATTAAAGGCAGGAGTGACATCGGATTTAGATGGCTATAAATGGAGTAGCTATAGATATTATATTCAGCAGTCAAAGGAGAAACTAGTTGACATAGATAAGGCAAAAGAATACTTTGAAGATCAAAGTAGATTAATAGAATTTATGAATACAAGCAATAAGGATAAATGTCTTGAATATGAAGTGAGAGCTAAATATGCAGATGAAGAATTAAGGCAAAAAATATTAGAGATATATGATCCTATATTAATTAAGGAATTAAGTAAGCAAGAAAGAGATAATTTAATTAAAAAAATAAAAGAAGTTACAGGAGTCAGTAATAGGCAGCTGAGCAGGGTACTAGGAATTGGACGAGGGATAGTAGAGAGGGCTACTTTAAAGGGGAAATAA